The Streptococcus sp. 29896 genome includes a region encoding these proteins:
- a CDS encoding LURP-one-related/scramblase family protein has protein sequence MKQFQVKQRFTFGGEKFDIRDSFGNLAYQVEGSFLEIPKRFIVTNSRGGEVCQITKKFLTFLPQFTIDMADGHSFYLQKEFTFFKDRYTVENLGLILDGNIWDLDFRLKRPDGMLVAEISKELFHLTSHYSVTVMEDSYADLVISLVVAIDYVEMMEDAST, from the coding sequence ATGAAGCAATTTCAAGTGAAACAGCGTTTTACCTTTGGTGGTGAAAAATTTGATATTCGTGATAGTTTTGGGAATCTTGCTTATCAAGTGGAGGGATCTTTTCTCGAAATTCCAAAACGATTTATCGTGACCAATTCCAGAGGTGGGGAAGTTTGTCAGATTACTAAGAAGTTTTTGACCTTCCTGCCCCAGTTTACCATTGATATGGCAGATGGTCATTCTTTCTACTTGCAAAAGGAATTTACTTTTTTCAAGGATCGCTATACTGTGGAAAATCTAGGTTTAATCCTAGACGGAAATATCTGGGATTTGGATTTTCGCTTGAAAAGGCCAGATGGTATGCTCGTAGCCGAAATCTCCAAAGAACTCTTTCATTTAACTTCTCATTACTCCGTTACTGTAATGGAGGACTCCTATGCAGATTTGGTCATTTCCTTGGTGGTCGCAATTGACTACGTCGAAATGATGGAAGATGCATCAACTTAA
- the prsA gene encoding peptidylprolyl isomerase PrsA: MKTKKLIAGAVTLLATVTLAACSSSTDTDIVTMKGQTITVSEFYEQVKTNSSAQQVLLSMVITEVFEEKYGDKVTDAEVNEAYDTMASQYGDSFEAALTSAGLTAETYKQQIRTNKLVEYAVKQAAEKELTDENYQAAYEAYTPEVTAQIIKLDDETKAKEILAEAQKDGADFAQLAKDNSTDSTTKEDGGTVTFDSTSTDIPTEVQTAIFALDEGQVGASVVTVVDMTTYTTSYYVVKLNTKTEKSSNWEDYKDILKEVILKEKQADSTFIAGVVSQALQDANVKVKDAAFQNVLSQYITSTTESSSTSESSSSTEASSTTESSSSGE; the protein is encoded by the coding sequence ATGAAGACAAAAAAACTCATTGCAGGAGCTGTTACCTTGTTGGCAACAGTGACTCTTGCAGCTTGCTCAAGTTCAACGGATACTGACATCGTGACCATGAAGGGTCAAACGATTACTGTTTCTGAGTTCTATGAACAAGTGAAGACAAACTCTTCTGCTCAACAAGTTCTCTTGTCTATGGTTATTACAGAAGTTTTTGAAGAAAAATATGGCGATAAAGTCACAGATGCAGAAGTCAATGAAGCTTATGACACAATGGCTTCACAATATGGTGATTCATTTGAAGCAGCCTTGACATCTGCAGGTTTGACAGCTGAAACTTACAAGCAGCAAATCCGTACCAACAAATTGGTTGAGTATGCAGTAAAACAAGCCGCAGAAAAAGAATTGACAGATGAAAACTACCAAGCTGCTTATGAAGCTTATACACCAGAAGTGACTGCCCAAATCATTAAACTAGATGATGAAACAAAAGCTAAAGAGATTTTGGCTGAAGCACAAAAAGATGGTGCTGATTTTGCCCAATTGGCAAAAGATAACTCAACGGATTCAACCACTAAAGAAGATGGTGGAACTGTTACCTTCGACTCAACCTCAACAGATATTCCAACAGAAGTCCAAACAGCAATCTTTGCCTTGGATGAAGGTCAAGTGGGAGCATCAGTTGTAACAGTTGTTGATATGACAACCTATACAACATCTTACTATGTTGTGAAATTGAATACCAAAACAGAAAAATCTTCAAACTGGGAAGATTACAAAGACATCTTGAAAGAAGTTATTTTGAAAGAAAAACAGGCTGATTCAACCTTCATCGCAGGTGTTGTTTCGCAAGCCCTTCAAGATGCAAACGTGAAAGTGAAAGATGCAGCCTTCCAAAACGTTCTTTCACAATACATCACATCCACTACTGAAAGTTCTTCAACTTCAGAGTCTAGTTCTTCAACAGAAGCATCTAGCACGACGGAATCAAGTTCTTCAGGTGAATAA
- a CDS encoding O-methyltransferase, with the protein MVETYSKNANHNMRRPVVKEEIVDFMRTKQAPNIGFLKELAEFAQEENIPVIPHETVAFFRLLLQSIQPKDILEIGTAIGFSALLMAENCPEARITTIDRNEEMIGLAKRNFAQFDERKQIQLLEGEAQDILPGLDDSSYDFVFMDSAKSKYIVFLPDVLKKLKKGGMIVIDDIFQGGDVALPIEEVRRGQRTIYRGLHKLFDATLQHPDLTASLVSISDGLLLIRKNVEEVDLLTDEN; encoded by the coding sequence ATGGTTGAAACTTATTCAAAAAATGCAAACCACAATATGCGCCGTCCAGTTGTTAAGGAAGAAATTGTGGATTTTATGCGTACAAAACAGGCGCCAAATATCGGATTTTTGAAGGAACTAGCGGAATTTGCTCAAGAAGAAAACATCCCTGTGATTCCGCATGAGACTGTTGCTTTTTTCCGTCTACTCTTGCAGTCTATCCAGCCCAAGGATATCTTGGAAATTGGGACAGCGATTGGTTTTTCTGCCTTACTAATGGCTGAAAATTGCCCTGAGGCTCGGATTACGACCATTGATCGCAATGAGGAGATGATTGGCTTGGCCAAGCGCAATTTTGCTCAGTTCGATGAGCGAAAACAGATTCAACTTTTGGAAGGTGAGGCGCAGGATATCTTGCCCGGCTTGGATGATAGCTCTTATGATTTTGTATTTATGGATTCTGCCAAATCTAAGTACATCGTCTTTTTGCCGGATGTTTTGAAAAAACTGAAAAAAGGTGGCATGATTGTGATTGATGATATCTTCCAAGGCGGAGATGTTGCCTTGCCAATTGAAGAAGTGAGACGGGGGCAGCGAACTATCTATCGTGGCCTGCATAAGTTGTTTGATGCAACCTTACAACACCCTGATCTGACAGCCAGCCTAGTCTCCATCAGCGATGGTTTGCTCTTAATCCGTAAAAATGTGGAGGAAGTTGACCTTTTGACTGATGAAAATTAA